TGGCGCGCCATTTACTGGGACGAATTCACAGGTGCCGTTGTTGATCTTGGTCAACCATTGAGTTGCACCGTTGTCGCTTTTGACGGAAAACATAAAAGTAGCCGAGACATCCTTAGCCGCCTGTGGGTTGAATCTCTTCTTGAGTTCTTCAATCATTTTTTCAGCGCTCACTGACATTTCCTCGCGACAGATTTCGAATAAATATATAGAGGGAGATTATAACGCATCAAACTTATGGGCAACTGGAAAGATAAGGATTTCTTCGTTGCTACAAAAGCCTGAATTCATCAGAATATACACAGATTGGTTAGACAAAGAAGTTTTCAAGATAGACCCATGTTCACAGGACCAGGATCAGCCAAACGAAAAGCACTGTCGCGTGTCGACGGCGTCTTGAGCCGAGTCGTGCACAATCTAGGACTAGACAAACGTCTCAAAGAGCGCACCCTGATGGATCTCTGGCCCACGATTGCAGGCGGTGTACTGGGTGAGCGCTCACGCGGACTATTTATTGACTATCAAGGCACTCTGGTCGTCTCGGTAAGAAACGCAGCAACCGGGCATGAATTGTCACTTCTAAAGCCTCAATTGTTCAAGAAAATTCAAGCCGCAGGACGTGGCTTGTCTATCGAGTTGACAGGGCTTCGCTTTGATTTAAAACACTTCCACAAACATGAATCAGATCACACCTTGCTGGAAGCCGCACCACCACTGCCGGAACCAACTCTAGAGGACTTGGCAAACGTGGTTCTTGGCGAAGCGGAATTGAATGAGCTTAAGGAAGCAGTGGCTGAATTTGAGCATTCTCATTCACGGGCGATTCCTGATTTGCCCGCGCGCTTAACGGCACTT
The Candidatus Obscuribacterales bacterium DNA segment above includes these coding regions:
- a CDS encoding DUF721 domain-containing protein, translated to MFTGPGSAKRKALSRVDGVLSRVVHNLGLDKRLKERTLMDLWPTIAGGVLGERSRGLFIDYQGTLVVSVRNAATGHELSLLKPQLFKKIQAAGRGLSIELTGLRFDLKHFHKHESDHTLLEAAPPLPEPTLEDLANVVLGEAELNELKEAVAEFEHSHSRAIPDLPARLTALFERQLRLKQWRKKHGYPLCPKCKDIAAQLHGTDALCSACYFQSQKSVAQDTGEQNFS